In one Spirosoma rigui genomic region, the following are encoded:
- the cysM gene encoding cysteine synthase CysM: MATLLDLVGNTPLVELNRLTASTARPNPNVKLYGKLEGNNPGGSVKDRAAVSMIQGALARGELTPGMKLIEATSGNTGIALAMIARLYEIDIELVMPENSTRERVLTMEAFGAKVTLTETIESARDYADAQVQKGGFLMLNQFANPDNYLAHYRTTGPEIWRDTAGQITHFVSSMGTTGTIMGTSRYLKEQNQAIQIVGCQPTDGSSIPGIRKWPVEYLPKIFEPQRVDRVIDVSADDATQMTRKLANVEGVFAGMSSGGSVWAALQLAQELESGVIVCIICDRGDRYLSSDLFG, encoded by the coding sequence ATGGCTACTTTGCTTGATTTGGTCGGCAATACACCGCTGGTGGAGTTGAACCGCTTAACGGCGTCGACGGCCCGGCCAAACCCCAACGTAAAACTTTACGGAAAACTCGAAGGCAACAACCCGGGCGGCAGTGTCAAAGACCGGGCTGCCGTCAGCATGATTCAGGGTGCGCTGGCACGGGGCGAGTTAACCCCCGGCATGAAATTGATCGAAGCCACCAGTGGCAACACGGGCATTGCCCTGGCCATGATTGCGCGCTTGTACGAAATAGACATCGAACTGGTCATGCCCGAAAACTCAACCCGTGAGCGGGTGCTGACCATGGAAGCGTTTGGCGCGAAAGTGACCCTGACCGAAACCATCGAGAGTGCCCGCGACTACGCCGATGCTCAGGTGCAGAAAGGTGGATTTCTGATGCTCAACCAGTTTGCCAATCCGGACAACTACCTCGCGCATTACCGCACAACCGGTCCTGAAATCTGGCGCGATACGGCGGGTCAGATCACCCATTTCGTGTCGTCCATGGGTACAACGGGAACCATCATGGGTACCTCGCGCTACCTCAAGGAACAGAACCAGGCCATCCAGATCGTTGGTTGCCAGCCTACCGACGGTTCGTCGATTCCCGGTATCCGGAAATGGCCCGTGGAATACCTGCCCAAGATTTTCGAACCGCAGCGCGTTGACCGTGTCATCGACGTATCGGCCGACGATGCTACCCAGATGACCCGCAAACTGGCCAATGTAGAAGGGGTCTTCGCGGGTATGAGCAGCGGTGGGTCGGTTTGGGCAGCGCTGCAACTGGCGCAGGAACTGGAATCGGGCGTTATCGTGTGCATCATTTGCGACCGGGGCGACCGCTACCTGTCGTCAGACTTATTTGGCTAA
- a CDS encoding LytR/AlgR family response regulator transcription factor, giving the protein MRANLVTKPLTHAHVEQIAGQFAMPDLLLPFWGYRKKMPMHQIVRLEGEGNYTLFHFADGSQLMVSLTLKKMEGRLSPKVFVRLHKKNIVNLLYLEGIHPDRQQLSISLVNGDRVDVSRRKASRFMKQVKGFQQELIALDTPQPALA; this is encoded by the coding sequence ATGAGAGCCAATCTAGTGACAAAGCCGCTCACCCATGCGCACGTTGAGCAAATTGCCGGTCAATTTGCGATGCCTGATCTCTTACTACCTTTTTGGGGATACCGCAAGAAGATGCCCATGCATCAGATTGTCCGGCTCGAAGGAGAAGGCAACTACACCCTGTTTCACTTTGCCGATGGTAGCCAGTTGATGGTGTCGCTGACGCTGAAAAAGATGGAAGGGCGACTTTCGCCGAAGGTTTTTGTTCGTTTGCACAAGAAAAATATCGTCAACCTGCTCTACCTGGAGGGAATTCATCCCGACCGGCAGCAGCTAAGTATCAGCCTCGTGAACGGCGACCGGGTCGACGTATCGCGCCGGAAAGCCAGCCGCTTTATGAAGCAGGTGAAGGGCTTTCAGCAGGAGCTGATCGCACTCGATACGCCACAACCGGCCCTGGCCTGA
- a CDS encoding response regulator: MNKNGPVIVIEDDADDQFLFQEVFSKLGYENEVIYFFDGQEALDYLMTTTVLPFLILSDINMPRLDGFALREKLHTDAALQVRCIPYLFFSTAASQEMVINAYSLSVQGFFVKENTMAGLEETVQSIMEYWKRCAAPNNFN, from the coding sequence ATGAATAAAAATGGCCCGGTGATTGTTATCGAGGATGATGCCGACGACCAGTTCCTCTTCCAGGAAGTCTTTTCGAAATTGGGTTATGAAAATGAGGTTATCTACTTTTTCGACGGACAGGAGGCACTTGATTATTTAATGACGACGACTGTACTTCCCTTTCTGATCCTGTCAGACATCAATATGCCCAGACTGGACGGTTTCGCGCTCCGAGAGAAGTTACACACTGACGCTGCCTTACAGGTGCGATGTATTCCCTATTTATTTTTCTCGACGGCTGCCAGTCAGGAAATGGTCATCAATGCGTACAGCTTGTCGGTACAGGGCTTCTTTGTCAAAGAGAATACGATGGCAGGATTGGAAGAAACGGTTCAGAGTATTATGGAATACTGGAAGCGGTGTGCTGCGCCTAATAATTTCAATTGA
- a CDS encoding FtsK/SpoIIIE family DNA translocase, whose translation MAQPTTSPRQNTLRRPNERNEPRAPRPNRANASSEHVRRPSFNWGAALDRWLTDQRSTLTLGVLLMLLAVGLMIAFVSYLVNGAADQSVVGAAFSEPLAESGGEVRNWLGLVGAAVAQVFVFRWFGVGALAIPVIVFLAGYKLTFRHELLPLNRATATLLFAAVWISLLLGYIVLVSNSAETASVWCGGLGYELNVALYSLFGWGNLALIGFMLFAFVVYYFNVRTLKLPSIPRPVRSQNAPQRDDTLRTYDDEDDVDEADQASEIAPDAATQPEPVLPAYNAPLAAAVVPDEPVADPEPELPPSVPQAIAQSTGVTLTVKNRDVTTDEEPEELSATPAPTFEPDPFEEDDLVALHGLYDPTLDLPQYQYPTTDLLTEYQNNRKAQVSDDELTANKIKIENTLRNFGIEIDSIQASIGPTVTLYEIIPAKGVRISKIKSLEDDIALSLSALGIRIIAPMPGMGTIGIEVPNKNREMVSMRSMITSDVFNNSKFDLPIVLGKTISNEIYVADLAKMPHLLMAGATGQGKSVGLNVLLTSLIYRKHPSQLKLVLVDPKKVELTLFNKLERHFLAKLPDADEPIITDTKKVVNTLNSLCIEMDNRYNLLKDGGCRNLKEYNAKFVKRRLNPEKGHRFLPYIVLIIDELADLMMTAGKEVEQPIARLAQLARAIGIHLVVATQRPSVNVITGLIKANFPARLSFKVTSKIDSRTILDTGGAEQLVGMGDMLLSSNSDIIRLQCPFVDTNEIEDLCEFVGNQRGYDDAYALPEFLGDDGGQGDEKDVDLDNRDPMFDEAARLIVIHQQGSTSLIQRKLKLGYNRAGRLVDQLEAAKIVGQFEGSKARDVLVNDLQTLEEMLKRLKGE comes from the coding sequence ATGGCACAACCAACGACATCGCCCCGTCAGAATACCCTCCGCCGACCAAACGAACGCAACGAACCACGCGCACCCCGCCCCAACCGGGCGAATGCGTCGTCTGAACATGTTCGAAGGCCTTCGTTCAATTGGGGTGCCGCTCTCGACCGCTGGCTGACCGATCAACGCTCCACGCTAACGCTGGGGGTGTTGCTGATGCTGCTGGCCGTGGGGCTGATGATTGCCTTCGTTTCGTATCTGGTCAATGGCGCAGCCGATCAGAGTGTCGTGGGCGCGGCTTTTTCCGAACCCCTGGCTGAGTCGGGTGGTGAAGTGCGCAACTGGCTCGGGCTGGTGGGCGCAGCCGTTGCGCAGGTCTTTGTGTTCCGCTGGTTTGGCGTTGGAGCGCTGGCTATTCCGGTCATTGTATTCCTGGCCGGCTACAAGCTTACCTTTCGCCACGAGCTGTTACCCCTGAACCGGGCTACGGCTACGCTTCTGTTTGCCGCCGTCTGGATCAGCCTGCTGCTGGGCTACATCGTACTGGTATCAAACTCGGCCGAAACCGCCAGCGTCTGGTGCGGAGGGCTGGGCTACGAACTCAACGTAGCACTCTATAGCCTGTTTGGCTGGGGTAATCTGGCCCTGATCGGCTTTATGCTCTTTGCATTCGTCGTTTATTACTTCAACGTTCGCACGCTCAAGCTGCCCAGTATTCCGCGCCCCGTTCGTTCCCAAAACGCCCCCCAGCGCGACGATACACTGCGTACGTATGATGATGAGGATGACGTTGATGAGGCCGACCAAGCCAGTGAAATTGCGCCGGACGCAGCCACGCAGCCTGAACCGGTTCTGCCCGCCTACAATGCCCCCCTTGCGGCCGCCGTTGTGCCGGACGAACCCGTTGCTGACCCGGAACCGGAATTGCCCCCTTCAGTACCCCAGGCCATTGCCCAGTCGACCGGCGTGACGCTTACTGTAAAGAATCGGGACGTAACAACCGATGAAGAACCGGAAGAACTGAGTGCTACGCCCGCGCCTACCTTCGAGCCGGACCCGTTCGAGGAAGATGACCTGGTGGCCCTGCATGGCCTGTACGACCCCACACTCGACCTCCCCCAATACCAGTACCCGACTACCGACCTGCTGACCGAATACCAGAACAACCGTAAGGCGCAGGTATCGGACGATGAATTGACGGCTAACAAGATCAAGATCGAAAATACGCTGCGCAACTTCGGCATCGAGATCGACTCCATTCAGGCATCGATCGGACCGACGGTTACGCTCTACGAAATCATTCCGGCCAAAGGCGTTCGGATTTCCAAAATCAAGAGCCTCGAAGATGATATTGCGCTGAGCTTGTCGGCGCTCGGTATCCGGATCATTGCCCCGATGCCCGGCATGGGCACTATTGGTATTGAGGTTCCCAACAAAAACCGTGAGATGGTATCGATGCGGTCGATGATCACGAGTGATGTCTTCAACAACAGTAAATTCGACTTACCGATTGTACTGGGCAAAACCATCTCCAACGAGATCTACGTGGCTGATCTGGCAAAAATGCCTCACTTGCTCATGGCCGGAGCTACGGGTCAGGGAAAATCGGTGGGGCTGAACGTACTGCTGACCTCGCTGATTTACCGGAAACACCCATCGCAGCTTAAGCTCGTGCTGGTCGACCCAAAAAAGGTGGAGTTAACGCTGTTCAATAAGCTGGAGCGCCACTTCCTGGCCAAGCTACCCGATGCCGACGAGCCTATCATTACCGATACCAAGAAGGTTGTCAACACGCTCAACTCGCTCTGTATCGAGATGGACAACCGCTACAACCTGCTCAAGGACGGGGGGTGCCGGAACCTGAAAGAATACAATGCCAAGTTCGTAAAACGGCGGCTCAACCCCGAGAAAGGTCACCGGTTCCTGCCTTATATCGTGCTCATCATCGACGAGCTGGCTGACCTGATGATGACCGCCGGCAAGGAAGTGGAGCAACCCATTGCGCGGCTGGCCCAGCTGGCACGGGCCATTGGTATTCACCTGGTGGTAGCCACGCAGCGCCCCTCGGTCAACGTTATCACGGGTTTGATCAAAGCGAACTTCCCGGCTCGTCTATCCTTCAAGGTAACGTCGAAAATTGACTCCCGGACCATTCTGGATACGGGCGGTGCCGAACAACTGGTGGGTATGGGCGATATGCTGCTGTCGTCAAACTCCGACATTATCCGGCTGCAGTGTCCTTTCGTCGATACGAACGAGATTGAAGATCTGTGCGAATTTGTGGGCAACCAGCGCGGCTACGACGATGCCTACGCACTTCCCGAATTCCTGGGCGACGATGGTGGCCAGGGCGACGAAAAAGACGTGGACCTCGACAACCGCGATCCTATGTTCGACGAAGCAGCCCGGCTTATCGTTATTCACCAGCAGGGCAGTACCTCACTCATTCAGCGCAAGCTCAAACTGGGCTACAACCGGGCGGGGCGGCTCGTCGATCAGCTGGAAGCAGCTAAAATTGTGGGGCAGTTTGAAGGTAGCAAAGCCCGCGATGTACTCGTCAACGACCTGCAAACGCTGGAAGAAATGCTGAAACGACTCAAAGGCGAGTAG
- a CDS encoding NUDIX hydrolase, protein MMKAKFKQEALEDAPKFKFWKHQAETNGLKINGISEKYIRRRHNGEVLFAMLEVDADTPEGDKIPPALFLKGHAASVLVCLIDIDTREKFVVLVRQRRISDGSHTYEHPAGMVDADDAPDDVAARELGEEIGLTATAADLTKLNAKLWFPSTGTSDEAMHFFYLERELPRAGIMAFHHKDMGNTSEFERITTVVTTLPEAHKLVTNVNGLLIHFLYLQHVGDYETMKLL, encoded by the coding sequence ATGATGAAAGCCAAATTCAAACAGGAAGCGCTCGAAGACGCACCTAAATTCAAATTCTGGAAACACCAGGCAGAAACGAACGGCCTCAAAATAAATGGCATCAGCGAAAAATACATCCGGCGCCGGCATAACGGCGAAGTCCTGTTTGCCATGCTTGAAGTAGATGCGGATACGCCCGAAGGCGACAAAATTCCGCCTGCTCTTTTCCTGAAAGGCCACGCAGCTTCCGTGCTTGTCTGCCTGATTGACATCGATACGCGGGAGAAATTTGTAGTCCTGGTGCGGCAACGGCGCATTTCCGACGGTTCGCACACTTACGAGCACCCGGCGGGAATGGTCGACGCCGACGATGCGCCCGACGACGTAGCGGCCCGAGAACTCGGTGAAGAAATTGGCCTGACCGCTACCGCAGCCGACCTGACCAAACTGAACGCTAAGCTATGGTTTCCCAGCACCGGCACCAGCGATGAGGCCATGCACTTCTTTTACCTCGAACGCGAATTACCCCGCGCCGGGATTATGGCCTTTCACCACAAGGATATGGGCAACACATCGGAGTTTGAGCGGATTACGACAGTGGTCACTACCCTGCCCGAAGCCCACAAACTCGTCACCAACGTTAACGGTCTACTCATCCATTTCCTGTACCTGCAACACGTTGGCGACTACGAAACAATGAAGCTCCTGTAG
- a CDS encoding quinone-dependent dihydroorotate dehydrogenase: MYKRLILPLLFRFDAETIHHVVTSLLKFAFAIPGVSALSRRLYVLSDHRLERTVFGLTFPNPIGMAAGFDKNAELVSELSDLGFGFVEIGTVTPRPQPGNPRPRLFRLKADGGLINRMGFNNKGAGPAAERLRHFGRTRADRRVIIGGNIGKNKDTPNENALSDYLASFRDLFDAVDYFVVNVSSPNTPGLRDLQEREPLTQLLAALQADNRQRPAPKPILLKIAPDLTNGQLDDIIAIVADTGIAGVIATNTTISRAGLLTDAAAVEAIGAGGVSGRPLRERATEVIRYLHQRSGGAFPIIGVGGIASPTDALEKLQAGASLIQVYTSFIYEGPGLAKTINRVLLSQPVPSSLSATSR; this comes from the coding sequence ATGTACAAGCGCCTTATCCTCCCGTTGTTGTTTCGTTTCGATGCCGAAACCATTCACCACGTCGTTACCTCGCTGCTGAAGTTTGCCTTTGCCATTCCCGGCGTATCAGCCCTGAGCCGACGCCTGTATGTTCTCAGTGACCATCGGCTGGAACGCACGGTCTTCGGTCTGACCTTTCCCAACCCGATTGGCATGGCGGCTGGCTTCGATAAAAACGCTGAACTGGTTAGTGAACTGAGCGACCTGGGCTTTGGCTTCGTCGAAATTGGAACCGTTACGCCACGCCCGCAGCCGGGCAATCCGCGCCCGCGGCTGTTCCGGCTCAAAGCCGACGGCGGTTTGATTAACCGGATGGGCTTTAACAACAAAGGCGCGGGCCCGGCCGCCGAACGGCTGCGTCACTTTGGCAGAACCCGCGCCGACCGGCGGGTTATCATCGGCGGCAACATTGGCAAGAACAAGGACACTCCCAACGAAAATGCGCTGAGCGATTACCTCGCCAGTTTCCGGGACTTGTTCGACGCGGTCGATTACTTCGTGGTCAACGTCAGTTCCCCCAACACGCCTGGTCTGCGCGACCTGCAGGAGCGGGAACCCCTCACCCAGCTGCTGGCGGCCCTGCAGGCTGACAACCGGCAACGGCCTGCCCCAAAACCTATCCTGCTCAAAATAGCCCCGGACCTGACCAACGGGCAGCTGGATGATATCATCGCTATCGTGGCCGATACGGGTATAGCAGGCGTCATTGCCACCAACACAACCATCAGCCGGGCGGGGCTACTGACCGATGCGGCTGCGGTGGAAGCGATAGGCGCAGGCGGGGTAAGCGGACGTCCCCTGCGCGAGCGCGCCACCGAGGTAATCCGGTATTTGCACCAGCGGTCGGGGGGCGCTTTCCCAATCATTGGCGTTGGCGGTATTGCCTCCCCCACCGATGCGCTGGAAAAGCTGCAGGCGGGTGCCAGCCTGATTCAGGTCTACACCAGCTTCATCTACGAAGGGCCGGGCCTGGCCAAAACCATCAACCGGGTGCTCCTGAGCCAGCCGGTGCCATCATCTCTATCGGCTACATCCAGATGA
- a CDS encoding LolA family protein → MRKIGWILSLAMLLTVPAFAQKDKRAQDILDAMSKKYKSLKSYQAAFTYASVGAGAKESYKGDLTVKNEKFRLVLGGQEVFTDGKTMSTYIKESNEVNVQDYDKNETSELNPTQIYTIYKRGFDYKYLKEQKQNGRTLEVIELTPNRQKSPIATVQISVDKADKSVRNWLIVNKDGKRTTYTITKFTPNANVPDSYFVFDKGKYPGVEVVDLR, encoded by the coding sequence ATGAGAAAAATTGGATGGATCCTGAGCCTGGCAATGCTGTTAACAGTTCCTGCCTTTGCTCAAAAGGATAAACGCGCACAGGACATTCTGGACGCGATGAGCAAAAAGTACAAATCACTGAAATCATACCAGGCCGCGTTCACCTACGCTAGCGTTGGCGCGGGGGCGAAAGAGTCGTACAAAGGCGATTTGACGGTTAAAAACGAAAAATTCCGGCTGGTCCTCGGCGGCCAGGAAGTGTTCACCGATGGAAAAACCATGTCGACATACATCAAGGAGTCGAACGAGGTTAACGTCCAGGACTACGACAAAAACGAAACCAGCGAGTTGAACCCTACCCAGATCTACACGATTTATAAGCGCGGGTTCGACTACAAGTACCTGAAAGAACAGAAGCAAAACGGCCGGACGCTGGAAGTCATCGAGTTGACGCCCAACCGGCAGAAAAGCCCGATCGCTACGGTGCAGATCTCGGTCGACAAAGCCGACAAGTCGGTGCGCAACTGGCTGATCGTGAATAAAGATGGTAAGCGGACTACCTACACCATCACCAAATTTACGCCTAACGCCAACGTACCGGATTCTTACTTTGTGTTCGACAAGGGCAAGTATCCCGGCGTTGAGGTCGTAGACCTGCGGTAA
- a CDS encoding AMP-binding protein: METQQTITARPWLRFYPKGVPHEINPDAYPSLAAMMEEAFARFADRPAYSCMGKEISFAEVDTLSRAFASFLQHELKLQKGDRIAIQMPNTLQYPVAMFGALRAGLSVVNTNPLYTPREMQHQFKDSGVKAIVILANFASNLEKILPRTDIQHVVVTSLGDLLGFPKKQIVNAVVKYVKKLVPAYSLPDAISFNDALSRGRQQPFKPVDIKSTDLAFIQYTGGTTGVSKGAMLTHRNLIANVECQHVWMKPGGVADGAGIIVAALPLYHVYALTTNALAALKSGAMNLLITNPRDLNAFIDDLKKYKITAFTGVNTLYNGLLNHPRIGEVDFSHLSVTSAGGMALQTAVAERWTKLTGNTPCEGYGLTETSPVLSSNPIDGTVRVGTIGIPWPSTDMKIIREDGTDAPVGEAGEIVARGPQVFSGYYNRPEESAASMLGDWFKTGDVGVVNEDGFFKIVDRKKDMILVSGFNVYPNEIEDVVAQCPGVMEVACIGVPDPKSTEVVKIFVVKKDPALTADTIKAFCRENLTPYKVPRLIEFRDELPKSNVGKILRRPLRDEELEKQKK, from the coding sequence ATGGAAACGCAACAGACTATAACCGCACGGCCCTGGCTTCGATTCTATCCAAAAGGCGTTCCACACGAAATAAATCCGGATGCCTACCCGTCATTGGCCGCCATGATGGAAGAAGCGTTTGCGCGATTCGCCGATCGGCCGGCTTACTCCTGCATGGGCAAGGAAATTTCGTTTGCCGAAGTAGACACACTGTCGCGGGCGTTCGCGTCTTTTCTGCAACATGAGCTGAAGCTTCAGAAGGGGGACCGGATCGCCATTCAGATGCCCAATACGCTGCAGTACCCCGTAGCCATGTTTGGCGCATTACGGGCCGGACTATCCGTAGTCAACACCAATCCGCTCTACACGCCCCGCGAAATGCAGCACCAGTTCAAGGATTCGGGAGTAAAAGCCATTGTAATCCTGGCCAATTTCGCGAGTAACCTGGAAAAGATCCTGCCCCGTACTGATATTCAGCACGTAGTGGTAACGAGTCTGGGTGACCTGCTGGGCTTTCCCAAAAAACAGATCGTTAACGCAGTCGTCAAATACGTCAAGAAGCTGGTACCAGCCTATTCGCTGCCCGATGCCATCTCGTTCAACGATGCGCTAAGCCGGGGACGGCAGCAACCGTTCAAACCCGTCGACATCAAAAGCACGGATCTGGCGTTTATTCAATACACGGGGGGGACAACGGGCGTTTCGAAGGGTGCCATGCTTACCCATCGGAACCTGATTGCCAACGTAGAGTGCCAGCACGTATGGATGAAACCGGGTGGGGTAGCCGATGGCGCAGGAATCATCGTAGCGGCCCTACCGCTCTACCACGTTTACGCGCTGACTACCAATGCGCTGGCCGCGCTGAAAAGTGGAGCCATGAACCTGCTGATCACCAACCCGCGTGATCTTAATGCCTTTATCGACGATCTGAAGAAGTACAAGATTACCGCTTTTACGGGCGTGAATACGTTGTATAACGGGTTGCTCAACCACCCCCGCATCGGAGAGGTCGACTTTAGCCACCTGAGTGTTACCTCGGCGGGAGGCATGGCGCTGCAAACGGCCGTCGCCGAGCGGTGGACCAAACTCACAGGCAATACCCCCTGCGAAGGATACGGTCTGACCGAAACGTCGCCCGTCCTGTCTTCGAATCCCATCGACGGAACCGTCCGTGTGGGTACCATTGGTATCCCCTGGCCAAGCACCGACATGAAGATTATTCGGGAGGACGGGACTGACGCACCCGTTGGTGAAGCGGGCGAGATTGTAGCTCGGGGCCCGCAGGTGTTCAGCGGTTACTACAACCGACCCGAAGAATCAGCGGCTTCGATGCTGGGCGACTGGTTCAAAACCGGCGACGTAGGCGTTGTGAACGAAGATGGTTTCTTCAAGATCGTGGACCGGAAAAAGGATATGATCCTGGTATCGGGTTTCAACGTTTACCCGAATGAGATAGAAGACGTAGTAGCGCAGTGCCCCGGCGTGATGGAAGTGGCGTGTATCGGAGTTCCGGACCCAAAATCGACCGAAGTTGTCAAGATCTTCGTCGTAAAAAAAGACCCCGCGCTTACCGCCGATACGATCAAAGCCTTCTGCCGCGAGAACTTAACCCCTTATAAAGTGCCCCGGCTTATCGAATTTCGCGATGAGCTGCCTAAATCGAACGTGGGCAAGATACTCCGCCGGCCCCTGCGCGATGAGGAACTGGAAAAGCAGAAGAAGTAA
- a CDS encoding DUF885 domain-containing protein — protein MPTKRLLLFCFLSIQTLAQSPDQQLDKIVADTWAFRLIDEPGLALSAGLGQSPDRLYDYSEAAYQKRTAFYRQQLNALRALPVNQLSVANRTNAALLIYSLDENVAEYDLKGYLNPLLADGGPHTSFSFTPGRLPFQTVADYERYIKTMHAFPAQMAEVITLLREGLRQGITQPKIVLAGYQSTYQAHVVADPTESIFFKPFTQMPATFSAADRDRLMQAGKQAVMEGVVVGYRAFGRFMDNDYLPNLRTTLGASDLPNGVAFYRQRVRYYTTLDLTPEAVHQTGLAEVARIHNEMDTVMAKTGFKGTFPEFLAFLRTNERFYPKTPGELLREASYIAKRADDKLPAFFSRLPRQPYGVSPVPDAIAPKYTTGRYVGAPLGGTKAGQYWVNTYNLSSRPLYVLESLTLHEAVPGHHLQLALSAEMTDLPLFRRSFYVGAFSEGWGLYCEWLGREMGFYTDPYSDFGRLTYEMWRACRLVVDTGIHAKGWSRERAIQYMADNTALSMHEIGTEVDRYISWPGQALAYKTGEIKIKQLRRQAEAELTDKFDIRQFHDALLAQGSVTLPILEQVVADYIRKVKQTPIRKK, from the coding sequence ATGCCAACAAAACGTCTTCTACTCTTTTGCTTCCTGTCCATCCAGACCCTGGCCCAGTCGCCTGATCAACAGCTTGACAAGATCGTCGCTGATACGTGGGCATTCCGGCTGATCGACGAGCCCGGGCTGGCCCTGAGCGCGGGGCTGGGCCAATCACCCGACCGGCTCTACGACTATAGCGAAGCCGCCTATCAGAAGCGGACCGCCTTTTACCGCCAGCAGCTAAACGCGCTCCGTGCTTTACCGGTCAATCAGCTAAGCGTAGCTAACCGCACCAACGCAGCCCTGCTGATCTATTCACTCGACGAAAACGTGGCCGAGTACGATCTGAAAGGATACCTGAATCCGCTCCTGGCCGACGGTGGGCCGCACACGTCCTTTTCATTCACACCCGGTCGCCTGCCCTTCCAAACGGTAGCGGATTACGAACGGTACATCAAGACGATGCACGCTTTTCCGGCGCAAATGGCCGAAGTCATTACGCTGCTCCGCGAAGGATTGCGCCAGGGCATTACCCAGCCCAAAATCGTGCTGGCTGGCTACCAATCGACCTATCAGGCGCATGTGGTGGCTGACCCGACCGAGTCAATCTTTTTCAAGCCTTTTACGCAGATGCCCGCCACATTTTCCGCTGCTGACCGCGACCGCCTGATGCAGGCTGGCAAGCAGGCAGTGATGGAAGGCGTCGTAGTGGGCTACCGGGCCTTCGGCAGGTTCATGGACAACGATTACCTGCCCAATCTCCGCACAACCCTGGGCGCCAGTGACCTGCCCAATGGAGTCGCTTTTTACCGGCAGCGCGTTCGCTACTACACCACCCTCGACCTGACGCCCGAGGCCGTCCATCAAACCGGCCTGGCCGAAGTAGCCCGTATTCACAACGAGATGGACACGGTCATGGCTAAAACCGGATTCAAAGGTACCTTTCCAGAATTTCTGGCCTTCCTGCGTACCAACGAACGGTTTTACCCCAAAACCCCCGGCGAGTTGCTGCGTGAAGCGAGTTACATTGCCAAACGCGCCGACGATAAGCTACCAGCCTTTTTCAGCCGGTTACCCCGCCAGCCCTACGGCGTTTCTCCCGTTCCTGACGCCATTGCCCCCAAGTACACCACCGGTCGCTACGTGGGAGCGCCACTGGGCGGCACCAAAGCCGGGCAATATTGGGTCAATACCTATAACCTGTCCAGCCGCCCGCTCTACGTACTCGAATCATTGACGTTGCACGAAGCCGTACCGGGTCATCACCTGCAACTGGCGCTGTCGGCCGAAATGACCGATCTGCCCTTGTTTCGCCGGTCCTTCTACGTTGGCGCGTTTAGCGAAGGCTGGGGACTCTACTGCGAATGGCTGGGCCGCGAGATGGGCTTTTACACCGATCCGTACAGTGATTTTGGGCGGCTTACCTACGAGATGTGGCGGGCCTGCCGGCTGGTAGTCGATACGGGTATTCACGCCAAAGGCTGGTCGCGCGAACGGGCGATCCAGTACATGGCCGACAACACCGCTCTATCGATGCATGAAATTGGTACGGAAGTCGATCGGTACATTTCGTGGCCGGGGCAGGCACTAGCCTACAAAACCGGTGAAATAAAGATCAAACAGCTACGTCGGCAGGCCGAAGCTGAGTTAACCGATAAATTCGACATCCGGCAGTTTCACGATGCCCTGCTCGCCCAGGGGTCCGTTACGCTGCCCATTCTGGAGCAGGTCGTTGCCGACTATATCCGGAAAGTGAAACAGACGCCCATTCGTAAAAAGTGA